CCTCACCACATCCGGGTTTACCAAAATAAGGTGCATTCTTACCGGGAACTCCCTATCCGTATTGCTGAACTAGGGATGATGCACCGTTATGAAAAATCAGGGGCCCTATCCGGTTTACAACGGGTAAGAGAAATGACCTTGAATGACTCCCATATCTTTGTACGTTTAGACCAAATTAAGGACGAATTCAAGAGCATTTTACGCTTCATGCAAGATGCCTACCATGACTTCAATATTACTGACTACCGTTATCGTTTAAGTTACCGCGACCCTAAAGATACCAAGAAATACTTTGATGATGATGAAATGTGGGAAAAAGCCCAATCCATGTTAAAGGAAGCTATGGATGAATTAGGCTTGGACTATTTTGAAGCCGAAGGGGAAGCGGCCTTCTACGGACCTAAGTTGGATGTCCAAGTGAAAACTGCCCTTGGTAATGAGGAAACCCTTTCAACCATCCAATTGGACTTCCTCCTACCGGAAAAATTCGATGTGACCTATGTTGGTGAAGATGGTCAAAATACCCACCGTCCTGTGATGATCCATCGGGGAATTGTTTCCACTATGGAACGTTTTGTAGCTTACTTAATTGAAGAATATAAGGGCGCCTTCCCAACTTGGTTAGCTCCACAACAAGCCATCTTAATCCCAGTGAATGAAAACCAACATGCGGATTATGTCTACCAAGTGGCTAACCGTATGCGTAGTGAAGGGCTCCGGATTGAGGTTGATGACCGGAATGAAAAAATGGGTTACAAGATTCGTGAAGCCCAAACCCGCAAAGTGCCTTATCAATTAGTCTTTGGTGACAATGAAATTGAAAATGGCACGGTAACCGTTCGTCGTTATGGCTCTAAGAAAACAGAAACTGTGGACTTAGATGAATTCATTAACATGATCCATGCAGAAATTGATAGTTATGGTGTAAAAGACTAGTTAACTTGACAACGTGCTTAGGCTTTTAAGCTAATGATCTAGTGACCAATTAGCTTAAAGCTGGCACGTTTTTTATCAGTTAAAAGTAAGTGACCTCTAAAAAGAAAAGTGGGTGGGAAAAGATGATCAGGCAAATTATGCGCTTTATCCTGGTAGGTGGTCTAAGCACGCTTCTTGATTTTTTCGTCTTTAGCTTATTAATCAGCTGGCAATGCCATTACTTAGGGGCTAATTTGTGCGCCTTTATGCTTTCTTTAGTCTTTAACTATTGGGCCAGTATGCGCTTTGTCTTTCAGTCTAGCTTTTCTAAGGAGGAGCGCTGGCGGGAATTTCTCCTGTTTTTAGTCTTAGCTCTTTCAGGCTTGCTGATTCAAGAACTGATCTTATACCTACTGATAGAGCAACTACGCCTGGACGCCCATCTGGCTAAATTAGCTGGCATTCTTGTGGTCATGGTTTATAATTTTCTTAGCCGAAAAGCATTATTAGAAAGCGAGCACTGATATGACATTTCAAATCATTCATGGGGATATTACCCAAGTGGAAGTAGAAGCCATTGTCAATGCAGCCAACTCCTCTCTGCTAGGAGGAGGAGGTGTTGATGGGGCCATTCACCAGGCGGCTGGCCCTGAACTTTTGGCTGAATGCAAGCAATTAGGAGGCTGTCCAACTGGTCAGGCAAAATTAACCCGCGGCTATCAATTACCCGCTGATTATGTGATTCACACGGTAGGGCCAGTTTGGCAGGGTGGCGACCAGGAAGAAGAAGCGCTATTAACTTCTTGCTACCTAGAGTCTCTCCAGCTAGCTGCTAGTATCCCGGTAAAGTCGCTGGCCTTTCCTTTAATATCCGCTGGAGTATATGGTTATCCCAAGGACCAGGCCTTGTCAGTGGCAAAAAATACCATTCAAAGCTTTTTAGCCACTTATCACAAAGACCTCGACGTCTTTCTGGTCCTCTATCCCTAATAACTAACAGAGAGAAGGTGAAGCATTAATGAAAGATGAGCAAAAAATCACCGCCCTACATGATCATGTGCGGCAAAAAGTTAAAGCAAATTTTCCGCAAATTCTTGATATCAGCCAGTTCATTTTCCAACATCCAGAATTAGGCGACCAGGAATACGTCTCTTCGGACTACCTGGCCAAGCTCCTCCAAGAAGCTGGTTTTCAGGTAGACCGAGCCTATCAGGGGGTTGAAACCGCCTTTCGAGCAGAATATCGCTTGGGAGATGGGCCTAAGATTGCCTTTCTAGCGGAATATGATGCCTTGCCGGGTTTCGGACCCGATAAAAAACCAGGGCACGCCTGTGGCCACAATTGGATCTCAGCCTCGACTGTAGGCGCAGGAATTGTCTTAAGTCAAATGAAGGAGTTCTTCCAAGGAACGGTGGTCGTGATTGGTACGCCAGCGGAAGAAAATTTTGGCCGCAAGGTCGATTTAGCTCGGAGCGGGGCTTTTGATGATATTGATACCTGTATGCAGATGCACCTCTATGAAAGTACCAACCTCAAGGCCAGTGCCCTAGCCATGAATGCCGTTAACTTTCACTTTATCGGTCGGGCCGCCCATGCTGCCATGAGTCCCGAACTGGGAATCAACGCCTTGGATGCTGTCAACTTGACCTTTACCGGGGTCTCTTATCTTAGACAGCAACTGCCCAGTGATGTCCGCATCCATGGCATTATTAAAGAAGGGGGCCAGGCCGCTAATGTTATTCCTGAATCGGCGACGGCTTTCTTCTATGTGCGGGCACCTAAATTAGCCACTTATCGTCAGGCCTTGGATCGGGTTATTAATTGTGCCCGAGGCGCTGCCTTGATGACAGGCTGTCAATTGGAAATCAGCTACCCAGAAAATGAATTCTATGACCTCTTAGTTAATCCAGTCTTGGCCGACCGCATGGAAGATCACATGCGCCTGAGTGGTTTTGACGATATTAGCGAGGAAGAGGAAAAACCTGGGTCTACTGATATTGGCAATGTGAGCTATGCTTGCCCAACTTTTTATGGCAATGTGGGCGTTGGTCAGGGTAAGGTTTTCGTTCATGAAGAAGGGTTTCTCCAAGTGGCTGATAGTCCGGAAGCCCACCAGCAACTTAAGCGAGCCGTGGAAGCCTTTGTCGCCTTAGCTATTGAACTTGATCAAGATCCTGACTTGCTCTTAAAAGTGAAAGAAGCCTTTAAAACACAAATTAAAGAATAATGTCTTGACAAGGTGAAAGCTTTATAGTAATCTATAAAAGTTGAGAAAAGAAGCAGAAACACCCGTTTCTCGCCTGAGTTGACAAGGACGTCCTCGGGCCGATAGATACAGTGACACATGGTCCCTAGGGACTATTGTGCAAGTACGGCGGGTATAGTGTTTTATATTCGCCGTTTTTCTATGCCGAAATCTCATTTATTGTTGTCACTTTAACATTCGGAGGTGAAGGTATATCGCTAAGAATAAATTTAACGAATTATTTACTAATGAAGATATTCGTGCAAAAGAATTACGCGTTATCGATCCAGAAGGAGAACAGCTAGGGGTTATTTCAAAAAGAGATGCCTTAGAGCGGGCTGAGGAAGCAGGACTCGATTTGGTTCTGGTCTCACCTAATGCTAAACCGCCTGTTGCTCGGATTATGGATTATGGTAAATATCGTTATCAACAGCAACGTAAAGCGCGTGAACAACGTAAAAATCAAAAGACGATTCAAGTGAAAGAAATCCGTTTAAGCCCAACGATTGATGAAAACGACTTTCAAACTAAAGTACGTCAAGGAAAGAAATTCATTGATAAAGGGGACAAGGTGAAGGTTTCTATTCGCTTTAGAGGTCGCGCCATTACCCATAAAGATTTAGGTCGCGAGGTTTTGGAACGCTTTGCCAGCGAACTTGCTGATGTAGCTACTGTAGAGCAAAAGCCTAAGATGGAAGGACGCTCTATGCAACTACAATTAGCACCAAAAGAAGATTAATTTCAGGAGGATATATTATGCCAAAACAAAAAACACATCGTGCGTCAGCTAAACGTTTTAAACGGACTGCTTCAGGAAAATTAAAACGTAGCCATTCAGAACGTTCACACCGTTTTCACGGTAAAACCAAGAAACAACGTCGTCAACACAAACAACCAGCAATGGTGCATGTTTCCGACCAAAGACGTATTGAACAAATGCTTGACACTTACAAGTAAGATCAGTTAAGCAGGACGCATAGATAGAGAACTAAGTATAATCAAGGAGGAATAACATGGCACGTGTTAAAGGTGGAACGGTTACACGCCGTCGTCGTAAAAAATATTTAAAATTAGCAAAAGGTTACTTTGGTAGCAAATCAACCAACTATAAAGTAGCTAAACAAGCGGTTATGAAATCCTATTCATACGCTTACCGTGACCGTCGTCAAAGAAAACGTGACTTCCGTCGTTTATGGATTACCCGTATTAATGCGGCTGCACGTTTAAATGGCTTAAGCTATAGCCGTTTAATGAACGGTTTACACCAAGCTAACGTGGATATCAACCGTAAAATGTTAGCAGATATCGCTGTTAACGATTCTGAAGCTTTCACTGCAATCTGTGACCAAGCCAAGGCTGCACTTGAAAAATAAGCATTAAAAAAGGACCCACAGCGGTCCTTTTTATGTTTATAAGTAAATTTTATTGGCCTTAGTCTTTGTCAATATTAGGCGCTTGGCCTAGTTCCGCTTCAACCATCCATAGGGTTTTTTGAGCGTCACGGAGGTAGCCAGTACAGATGTCCTCACTAGCGACGTCGCCTTCCTTGCTTGCTGCATCGACCCCTAATTGATAGTCGTCTGCTAAGATGCGGATAACATCAGCCACCCGATGCATATCTTCTTGGATACTGGTATCCCACTCGCCTTTATGGTCGGGAATACGGGTATGGTCAGAAAACTCTTTAAGGGTTGAGAAGGGAGAACCATCGATAGTGATTATACGTTCAGAAACAACGTCGAGCTGTTCAAGAATATCATCCATAAAGCTATCGAGTTTTGGATGATAGAAAAGAAAACCTTCCCCCCGCATATACCAGTGAATTTGATGGATAACGGTGTGGGCTTGAACTAGGTCAGCAACTAATTGATTAAGTGCTTTTTTTGTTTCTGTGTATGCCATTATGTATCATATCCTTTCTCTAGCATTACTTCCTACTTTAGAATAATTATAAAATTAATGGTTTTGAAAGTAAAGCAAGAGACCTGTAGGGGCAATTCAACTTTGTTATCGATAAAAGCGATCAAGTGTAATATAATAGAAGCCATGCTGAAAAGACAAAAAAATGTTAGAATAGTGTTTATGAAAGTGATAGAAAGGTAGGCGGTCGTTTTGATTGAATTAAAAAATGTATCCGTTACTTTTGAGAGTGATGATAAAGCCGTTCATGCCGTTAAGGATGTCTCCTTATCCATCCAATCAGGAGAAATCTTTGGTGTGATTGGCTACTCTGGCGCTGGGAAGAGTACCTTAGTCAGAACCATTAATTGCCTGCAAAGACCAAGCAGTGGACAGGTTTTTGTTAATGGTCAAGAAATTACAGCGCTATCTGAAAAAGATCTACGTCTAGCCCGTAAAAAAATTGGAATGATTTTCCAACATTTTAACTTGATGAAATCCCGGACAGTTGCTGAAAATGTTGCTTATCCGCTAAAAGGGTCCGGTTTATCTAAAGAAGAAAGCCAAAAGAAAGTCCAACACTTACTGGACCTGGTAGGCTTGGGTAACCGGGGCGATTCTTATCCTAGTCAATTATCTGGCGGTCAAAAGCAAAGGGTCGCTATTGCGCGGGCCTTGGCCAATGATCCCCATGTCCTTCTCTGTGATGAAGCAACCAGTGCTTTAGACCCAAAAACAACCAGCCAAATTTTGGACTTGCTCAAGCAAGTTAACCGTGAACTAGGAATTACTATAGTCATTATTACTCATGAAATGGCCGTTATCAAACAAATTTGTGATCGGGTGGCGGTTATGGAAGCCGGCTCGGTGGTTGAACAGGATAGTATTTTAAATATCTTCTCAAATCCGCATGAAGACCTGACTCAGGACTTCATTAGTTCAGCTAGTCCAACAGAAAAGGGCATTGAAACCATCCTGTCTAACCCTGACTTATTAAATATTGAGCCGGGTGACCGCTTGCTCAGGATCGATTTTACCGGAGCTTCTACTGGGGAACCCCTGCTGGCTTCCTTAACAAAGAAGTATGATTTATTAGCTAATATCCTTTATGCGAATATCGAAATTCTTCAAGGAACGCCCGTAGGGACCCTCCTTATTTCCTTAAATGGAGAGTCTAGTCGGGTGCAAGAAGCCATTGACTTCGTCCACAGCAGTGGCGTCCATACTAAGGAGTATACATTCGATCATATAGAGAAGGGGGATAAATAAGCATGGAATTCTTAGAAAAAATCATGCCAAATGTGGTGGCTATTTCCGACCAATTCGTTGAAGCCACTTGGGAAACCTTATTTATGACGGTTATTACCTGCCTCTTTGCTTTTGCTATTGGTTTAGTGATCGGCGTCTTCCTTGTTCTCTATATGCCTGGAGGTCTTAAAGAAAATAAGGCCGTTTACAATGTCTTAGATAAGGTCGTAAACATCGGTCGGTCGATTCCCTTCGTTATTTTAATAGCACTTTTAGGGGGCTTTACCCGCCTAATTATGGGGACAGCCATCGGGACAGCAGGAGCCTTGGTTCCCTTAATTGTGGGGACGATTCCTTTCTATGCCCGTCAAGTCCAAAACGCCTTATTAGAAATTGATCCTGGTGTTATCGAAGCAGCCCTGGCTATGGGGTCAACCACAACTGAAATTGTTACCCGAGTTTACTTGAAAGAAGCTATTCCAGGTTTGATTCGGGTATCTGCCCTCACCGTCATTAACGTGATTGGTTTAACCGCTATGGCAGGTGTCGTTGGTGGTGGTGGTCTTGGTGACTTAGCCATTAACCGTGGTTACCAACGCTACCAAAATGATGTAATCCTAGTTGCTACCTTATTGATTTTAATTATGGTCTTCATCAGTCAAGCTGTTGCTGACCGTTTAGTAAAACATTTCGAACATTAAACGAATTATAAAAGGGGAGAATTTTTATGAAGAAATGGAATGTTGTTTTAGCCTCAGCCTTATCCTTATTATTACTAGGAGGCTGTTCAAAAGAAGCCAAAGCGCCAGAAGAGGGCGGCACTGTCACTGTTGGGGTTGCTGGTGAAAATGAAGAAAAGATTTGGACTGAAGTCTCTGATAAATTGAAAGATGAAAATATTGACTTAAAAGTTCAACTATTCTCAGACTATGTGCAACCTAACCGGGCTGTTCAAGAAGGCGAAATTGACATGAATGCTATGCAACATGTGGCTTATTTATTGGACTATAATAAGAACAATAATGCTGACTTAGTGCCGATTGGTTATACTTATATTTCAGCTATGGTGGTCTACTCCGATACAGTTAAAGATCTTAAAGACCTTCCTCAAAATGCTAAAGTAGCCATCCCTAATGACGCTACCAATGGGGGCCGGGCCTTACTCTTGTTAGAACAAGCTGGTGTCTTAGAAATTGATGACAATGCAGGGATTACTCCTACTGTTAATGATATTACCTCAAATCCTAAAAATATTGAGCTGGTTGAAATGGATGCGGCCCAAGTGCCACGTGCCTTAAAAGACTCTGACGCTATTGTTGCTAATACCAACTACGCAGTTTCTGCAGGTTTCGATCCTAATGATGGTATTTTCTCTGATACCGATGACCTTGATAATTTAGGAACTCAATATAAGAATATTATTGCAGTGAAATCTGAAAATAAAGACAATGAAGTGTATAAGAAGATTGTGAAAGCTTACCAAAGTGAAGACGTTGAGAAGAAAATTAAAGAAATCTCTGGTAACGCTGACCAAAAAGCCTGGACTGACAATGATCAACCAGAAGAAGACTTCCATAAACTTCAAGAAGAAGGGCAAAAATAGCCCTAACTTCTAAACGATTAGCTGCTAAGCATTAAAAGCTTCTATCCACATGAGATTTTAGAAATTTCTGTGGATGGAAGCTTTTTTAATTTGAGCTTAAGAATTTTCAATACTCTTGCTAATGAACTTTATGGTAAAGTGGTAATGAACTTTTTACCGGGAGGAATCAGGATGGAAAAGATGCAAATTCGCTTAGCTCAGAGTGAAGATTTACCAGCTATCCAGGCGATCATTAAGGCAGGGGCGGCTTATTTACGTCAACAAAATATTGATCAATGGCAGGATCCAACCGTCTACCAAGCGGACAGCCTATTAAAAGATATTGAAGAAAAAAACGCGTATTTAGCCTTAATCGAAGAGGATGTGGCCGGATTTTTTATTGCTAGGCCTATAGACAGGGATTATGACAACTATTCAATTTGGCAGTGTCAGGGAGACTACCTAGCTTTTCATCGGGTAGCCTTGGCGACTAAGTACCGCGGTCAGGGGCTTAGTCGGGCCTTATTTCAGGCCTTTGAAGACCTAGCTTATCACTTAGAGACTAATGACTTAAGAATTGATACCCATCCCGATAACCTTGGCATGCAGAAGATTATTTTAAAAGCCGGTTATCAGTACTTAGGAGAGATTGAATTAGCGGGTAGTGGCAGACGCTATGCCTACGAAAAAATTATTCCAATAAAAAAATCCAGCTGATGAGCTGGATTTTTTTATTGGAATAATTGAGCAACCTGATTAATTGATTCTGGATGAATTAATAATTGGCCATGCTCGCGGAGTAGGGCAGGAGCAAAGGGACTCAGCTGACCAAACTCTAAGGCATAGCTAGTCAGATCTGCTTGTCTAGCCTGGGTGAGGTCTTCTTTTTCAAACCTTATAATCACTTGAAAAAGCTCTTGGTAGACATAGACTTCTAGGCTAGCTTCATCCACTTGGTAGGATTTCAGAAAAGTCAGGACTTGGTCCCAGGACTTAAAGGCTAAAGCAAGTTCAGGTCGACCTCCCTTTGTGTCTGCTTCACTAGGGTTTGTAGAGGAGTTTTCCTCCTCGGGACTCATATTTTGTGTAATATTTTCAAGTAGATTTTCCAAGCCATCCTTGTCCATATATTGGCCATCTGCTGTGGCTTTACTAATATAGAGGTCGATACCGCCATTCTTAGGAAGGACTTGGAAAGTTAAAGCTTCTGAATCTTGAAAGCGCTTTGAAACATCGGCTTCTTCTAAGATACTCATAAAGAAGTTTTCAACTTGGCTTTGATCTTTCATGAGGTCTAAGAGGGTAATTCCGCGCGATTCGAGATCATCTTTGGCGATGAATACGCGCATGGTATTATCATTAAGATACTCCATTTCCATCACAAATCACCTCCGAATATTTAGTGATTATCTTTTCTTTAAGCATATTTTTGTTTCAACGATTATTTTACCATAAATCAGCTAAAATGAAAAAAGGCATCTTCACCCTCCATTCAAAAAGCTAGAGGATGAACATGCCATCGATTTAAACAGTAAGGGAGCTTATCCCATTTTTCTTAAAGCTTCGTGAAGTTCGATCGTTCTTACTTCTCTTGGCAAGAAGCGACGAATTTCATCTTCATTATAGCCTACTTGCAAACGTTTTTCGTCCATGATGATTGGTCGACGCAATAGTCCTGGGTTTTCTTGGATAAGATCGAATAATTCATTTAAACTGATTTCATTTAAATCAATATGTAATTCTTGAAAGGCTTTTGAACGAGTAGAAATAATCTCTTCAGTACCATCTTCTGTCATTCTTAAGATTTCTTTAATCTCATCGCGGCTTAGAGGTTCTTGGAATATATTACGTTCCACATAGGCAATGTTGTTTTCTTCTAGCCAAGCCCGAGCTTTGCGGCAAGAAGTACAACTAGGGGAAGTATATAATTTAACCATGTCAATTTCTCCTTTAAGGTTTGACTTGTGTTCCGTATACATACACAGTATATCATAAAAGTGAACCGTATACTAGTTCTTTTTTAAAAATAAATGAGCAAAACTTAACGAAGCTTGTGATAAAATAAGCAATATGGAACTAGGTATTTCAATATAGTCGTTTTTTGACCTTTGTTTGATCAATTTCTGATTTTTTAACTTATAAAACATAACACAGAGTAAAACAGTGTTTGAGGGAGCTATTTCTACTATTTATAAGCGAAAAATTCACCAGCTCGATTAAAAAAAGACTTCGTGAATTTATTACTTATACCGTCTATCCGATCAGGTTCGTGATATAATAGGGAAAATTAGAGGAGGTTTTCTTTTCATGAAACGAATTTTTTCCGGGGTACAACCAAGCGGCACGCCAACC
This genomic stretch from Aerococcus mictus harbors:
- a CDS encoding GtrA family protein, yielding MIRQIMRFILVGGLSTLLDFFVFSLLISWQCHYLGANLCAFMLSLVFNYWASMRFVFQSSFSKEERWREFLLFLVLALSGLLIQELILYLLIEQLRLDAHLAKLAGILVVMVYNFLSRKALLESEH
- a CDS encoding O-acetyl-ADP-ribose deacetylase → MTFQIIHGDITQVEVEAIVNAANSSLLGGGGVDGAIHQAAGPELLAECKQLGGCPTGQAKLTRGYQLPADYVIHTVGPVWQGGDQEEEALLTSCYLESLQLAASIPVKSLAFPLISAGVYGYPKDQALSVAKNTIQSFLATYHKDLDVFLVLYP
- a CDS encoding M20 family metallopeptidase is translated as MKDEQKITALHDHVRQKVKANFPQILDISQFIFQHPELGDQEYVSSDYLAKLLQEAGFQVDRAYQGVETAFRAEYRLGDGPKIAFLAEYDALPGFGPDKKPGHACGHNWISASTVGAGIVLSQMKEFFQGTVVVIGTPAEENFGRKVDLARSGAFDDIDTCMQMHLYESTNLKASALAMNAVNFHFIGRAAHAAMSPELGINALDAVNLTFTGVSYLRQQLPSDVRIHGIIKEGGQAANVIPESATAFFYVRAPKLATYRQALDRVINCARGAALMTGCQLEISYPENEFYDLLVNPVLADRMEDHMRLSGFDDISEEEEKPGSTDIGNVSYACPTFYGNVGVGQGKVFVHEEGFLQVADSPEAHQQLKRAVEAFVALAIELDQDPDLLLKVKEAFKTQIKE
- the infC gene encoding translation initiation factor IF-3, encoding MAKNKFNELFTNEDIRAKELRVIDPEGEQLGVISKRDALERAEEAGLDLVLVSPNAKPPVARIMDYGKYRYQQQRKAREQRKNQKTIQVKEIRLSPTIDENDFQTKVRQGKKFIDKGDKVKVSIRFRGRAITHKDLGREVLERFASELADVATVEQKPKMEGRSMQLQLAPKED
- the rpmI gene encoding 50S ribosomal protein L35, which produces MPKQKTHRASAKRFKRTASGKLKRSHSERSHRFHGKTKKQRRQHKQPAMVHVSDQRRIEQMLDTYK
- the rplT gene encoding 50S ribosomal protein L20 encodes the protein MARVKGGTVTRRRRKKYLKLAKGYFGSKSTNYKVAKQAVMKSYSYAYRDRRQRKRDFRRLWITRINAAARLNGLSYSRLMNGLHQANVDINRKMLADIAVNDSEAFTAICDQAKAALEK
- a CDS encoding Dps family protein is translated as MAYTETKKALNQLVADLVQAHTVIHQIHWYMRGEGFLFYHPKLDSFMDDILEQLDVVSERIITIDGSPFSTLKEFSDHTRIPDHKGEWDTSIQEDMHRVADVIRILADDYQLGVDAASKEGDVASEDICTGYLRDAQKTLWMVEAELGQAPNIDKD
- a CDS encoding methionine ABC transporter ATP-binding protein, translated to MIELKNVSVTFESDDKAVHAVKDVSLSIQSGEIFGVIGYSGAGKSTLVRTINCLQRPSSGQVFVNGQEITALSEKDLRLARKKIGMIFQHFNLMKSRTVAENVAYPLKGSGLSKEESQKKVQHLLDLVGLGNRGDSYPSQLSGGQKQRVAIARALANDPHVLLCDEATSALDPKTTSQILDLLKQVNRELGITIVIITHEMAVIKQICDRVAVMEAGSVVEQDSILNIFSNPHEDLTQDFISSASPTEKGIETILSNPDLLNIEPGDRLLRIDFTGASTGEPLLASLTKKYDLLANILYANIEILQGTPVGTLLISLNGESSRVQEAIDFVHSSGVHTKEYTFDHIEKGDK
- a CDS encoding methionine ABC transporter permease, with amino-acid sequence MEFLEKIMPNVVAISDQFVEATWETLFMTVITCLFAFAIGLVIGVFLVLYMPGGLKENKAVYNVLDKVVNIGRSIPFVILIALLGGFTRLIMGTAIGTAGALVPLIVGTIPFYARQVQNALLEIDPGVIEAALAMGSTTTEIVTRVYLKEAIPGLIRVSALTVINVIGLTAMAGVVGGGGLGDLAINRGYQRYQNDVILVATLLILIMVFISQAVADRLVKHFEH
- a CDS encoding MetQ/NlpA family ABC transporter substrate-binding protein; the protein is MKKWNVVLASALSLLLLGGCSKEAKAPEEGGTVTVGVAGENEEKIWTEVSDKLKDENIDLKVQLFSDYVQPNRAVQEGEIDMNAMQHVAYLLDYNKNNNADLVPIGYTYISAMVVYSDTVKDLKDLPQNAKVAIPNDATNGGRALLLLEQAGVLEIDDNAGITPTVNDITSNPKNIELVEMDAAQVPRALKDSDAIVANTNYAVSAGFDPNDGIFSDTDDLDNLGTQYKNIIAVKSENKDNEVYKKIVKAYQSEDVEKKIKEISGNADQKAWTDNDQPEEDFHKLQEEGQK
- a CDS encoding GNAT family N-acetyltransferase, with product MEKMQIRLAQSEDLPAIQAIIKAGAAYLRQQNIDQWQDPTVYQADSLLKDIEEKNAYLALIEEDVAGFFIARPIDRDYDNYSIWQCQGDYLAFHRVALATKYRGQGLSRALFQAFEDLAYHLETNDLRIDTHPDNLGMQKIILKAGYQYLGEIELAGSGRRYAYEKIIPIKKSS
- a CDS encoding adaptor protein MecA encodes the protein MEMEYLNDNTMRVFIAKDDLESRGITLLDLMKDQSQVENFFMSILEEADVSKRFQDSEALTFQVLPKNGGIDLYISKATADGQYMDKDGLENLLENITQNMSPEEENSSTNPSEADTKGGRPELALAFKSWDQVLTFLKSYQVDEASLEVYVYQELFQVIIRFEKEDLTQARQADLTSYALEFGQLSPFAPALLREHGQLLIHPESINQVAQLFQ
- the spxA gene encoding transcriptional regulator SpxA, whose amino-acid sequence is MVKLYTSPSCTSCRKARAWLEENNIAYVERNIFQEPLSRDEIKEILRMTEDGTEEIISTRSKAFQELHIDLNEISLNELFDLIQENPGLLRRPIIMDEKRLQVGYNEDEIRRFLPREVRTIELHEALRKMG